In Luteibacter mycovicinus, a genomic segment contains:
- a CDS encoding esterase-like activity of phytase family protein, whose product MRRLIAGIVATALYGGALAQTLEVRVPDLASTPLPRSVDVGGMTYVDQGLVAAGSLPAGTIDFLGDTLGSFSSLSIEPGTWKREGDTYTGVLWTLPDRGRNDPEHNVFFDYRGRLHRFRFTMTLPSADGADPGKGTVSFAVDGGRELRDFTGKPFTGAEPAGGLRKEHGIVLPSPEKGIGAGKISLDAESLQFTRDGGFYIGDEYAANVYRFDRQGKLTGILVPPKAVRPLDAQGRPDFTSLMPPASGRRNNQGVEGMALSPDGTRLFVVLQSALVQDSAPGDASGRTLTRVLVYDVSHSAVPKSPIGHYVVRLPSYDDTGHGGAPNRTAAQSEIRVLDDHRFLMLARDGSGYGADGGKPIVFKSVLLVDTTDASNLAGTLYETGTASVLGEGGVLRADIRAVTWKSFINLIDPADLARFGLGIHAGESGKAQISEKWEAMDLVPALDASHPDDWFLLVGNDNDFIAKHCVMDGQRCDSDIDNDNRILVYRLTLPGMRSNTAPHHK is encoded by the coding sequence ATGCGTCGTCTGATCGCCGGAATCGTTGCCACGGCTCTGTACGGCGGGGCGCTGGCACAAACCCTCGAAGTGCGTGTGCCCGACCTGGCCTCGACGCCGCTGCCTCGCAGCGTCGACGTCGGCGGCATGACCTACGTCGATCAGGGGCTGGTCGCCGCCGGGTCGCTTCCGGCGGGGACGATCGATTTCCTGGGCGACACGCTGGGGTCGTTCTCGTCGCTCTCGATCGAGCCAGGCACATGGAAGCGGGAAGGCGATACGTACACCGGCGTGCTGTGGACCTTGCCCGACCGGGGGCGTAACGACCCCGAGCACAACGTCTTCTTCGATTATCGCGGGCGCCTGCATCGGTTCCGCTTCACGATGACGCTCCCGTCGGCCGACGGAGCCGACCCCGGGAAGGGCACGGTCTCCTTCGCCGTCGATGGCGGTCGCGAGTTGCGCGATTTCACCGGCAAGCCGTTCACGGGTGCCGAGCCTGCCGGGGGCCTGCGCAAGGAGCACGGCATCGTGTTGCCGTCGCCGGAGAAAGGGATCGGCGCCGGGAAAATCTCGCTCGATGCGGAATCGTTGCAGTTCACCCGCGACGGCGGCTTCTACATCGGCGACGAATACGCGGCCAACGTCTACCGCTTCGACAGGCAGGGCAAGCTGACGGGGATCCTCGTGCCGCCGAAGGCGGTGCGTCCGCTCGATGCGCAGGGTCGGCCCGACTTTACGTCGCTGATGCCGCCGGCCTCGGGGCGGCGCAACAATCAGGGTGTCGAGGGCATGGCACTGTCACCGGATGGCACGCGCCTCTTCGTCGTCTTGCAGAGTGCCCTCGTGCAGGACAGCGCGCCCGGCGATGCGTCCGGGCGCACGCTGACCCGCGTACTCGTTTATGACGTCAGCCACTCGGCGGTACCGAAATCGCCCATCGGCCACTACGTCGTTCGCCTGCCTTCCTACGACGACACCGGGCATGGAGGGGCTCCCAACCGGACGGCCGCGCAGAGCGAGATCCGTGTGCTGGACGATCACCGCTTCCTGATGCTCGCGCGCGACGGCAGTGGGTACGGTGCGGACGGCGGCAAGCCCATCGTCTTCAAGAGCGTGCTGCTGGTCGACACGACGGATGCCAGTAACCTCGCCGGCACCCTCTACGAGACGGGCACGGCCTCCGTGCTGGGCGAGGGCGGTGTGTTGCGTGCCGACATTCGCGCGGTCACGTGGAAGTCATTCATCAACCTGATCGATCCGGCGGATCTCGCGCGCTTCGGTCTGGGCATCCATGCCGGCGAGTCGGGCAAGGCGCAGATCTCGGAGAAGTGGGAAGCGATGGACCTCGTTCCCGCGCTCGACGCGTCGCATCCGGACGACTGGTTCCTGCTGGTCGGCAACGATAACGACTTCATCGCGAAGCACTGCGTCATGGATGGCCAGCGCTGCGATTCCGACATCGATAACGACAATCGCATCCTCGTGTACCGGCTGACGTTGCCGGGCATGCGTTCCAACACCGCTCCTCACCACAAGTAA
- a CDS encoding TonB-dependent receptor, translated as MAFASAAYASDTDTTSSTDTTGTASKREKVQDLDTVSVIGTGETRQVQRLRTADQKALPPGTSLQKVLNTLPGVNAQSADALGTNEQSMTLSLRGFSGTRLGYTLDGLPLGDSAYNNYNGLSINRALISENFAGAELSEGIGNLGTPSTSNLGGTIAYSSNDPLKTMGGRVSQTFGSDANRRTYARFDTGEYNGFSMYLSGARTTSDLWNNQSAYNGSTTKQFNGKAVWDFDWARLTGFADTSRTSQADYFYLSKSELARGLGYDWGGSAPNWQRALGKAYCNAATFNASRCDRSGADTDADGAFTAGQILRSDDLYYLAGDFFPSDSVTIHAQVYHHEDAGEGHNWNSGTYSYPGTARQLPIIFRNTLYTINRSGAILSAAWDFANHHLEGGVWYEHNVSSASRYSSYVTGPRDLSAPVDTQPDLGVFDQRTVWNTRQAFLQDTMRFLDDALTVDVGVKSPHVTSDAHALPGEAKTPINPASNNQFATGKLSASKALLPQFGARYKLAEGQEVFASFSKNIAMFQGGFKLGPQAVSQSIWNSQGDLKPEKSRSLEAGYRLERDDFAASLAAYNVRFDNRLLQYNPCDSRQPVGPTCGNRFYNVGGVNSRGVEATFVWQPTSDLRWYNSASYNRSTYAGDYTQAGVVQHTRGKIQTDTPTKLFATQIDWNQGPWFASLRGKYTGERFYTYTNDQGFGGFTTWDVSAGYDFGAFSVAKGIRLTLNVTNLTDKRYASNLDSSAFVSSDPAGTAYVFHASAPRQLFATLDVRF; from the coding sequence ATGGCCTTCGCTTCCGCTGCTTACGCGTCGGATACCGATACCACGTCATCGACCGATACGACTGGCACCGCCAGCAAACGTGAGAAGGTACAGGACCTCGATACCGTCTCCGTCATCGGTACCGGTGAGACACGCCAGGTGCAGCGCTTGCGTACGGCCGATCAGAAGGCGCTGCCGCCTGGCACCAGCCTGCAGAAGGTGCTGAACACGCTGCCAGGCGTGAATGCGCAGTCGGCCGATGCCCTGGGTACGAACGAGCAGTCGATGACGCTGAGTCTGCGAGGCTTCAGCGGCACGCGCCTCGGCTACACGCTGGATGGCCTGCCCCTCGGCGACAGTGCCTACAACAACTACAACGGTCTTTCGATCAACCGCGCGCTGATCTCCGAGAACTTCGCCGGTGCCGAACTCTCCGAAGGTATCGGCAACCTCGGCACGCCGTCGACGAGCAACCTGGGCGGTACCATCGCTTACAGCTCGAACGATCCGCTGAAGACGATGGGCGGCCGCGTGTCGCAGACTTTCGGCAGTGACGCCAACCGCCGTACGTACGCGCGCTTCGACACGGGCGAATACAACGGTTTCTCGATGTACCTCTCGGGCGCGCGCACCACGTCGGACCTCTGGAACAACCAGAGCGCGTACAACGGGTCGACGACGAAGCAGTTCAACGGCAAGGCCGTGTGGGACTTCGACTGGGCACGCCTCACCGGCTTCGCCGATACGTCGCGCACCTCGCAGGCGGACTACTTCTACCTGTCGAAGAGCGAGCTGGCGCGTGGCCTCGGCTACGACTGGGGCGGTTCGGCCCCGAACTGGCAGCGCGCGCTCGGCAAGGCCTACTGCAACGCCGCCACGTTCAACGCGAGCCGTTGCGACCGCAGCGGCGCGGATACGGATGCGGACGGTGCATTCACGGCGGGCCAGATCCTGCGTAGCGACGACCTCTATTACCTCGCCGGCGATTTCTTTCCCAGCGACTCCGTGACCATCCATGCGCAGGTCTACCACCACGAGGATGCGGGTGAGGGGCATAACTGGAACAGCGGTACGTACTCGTATCCGGGCACAGCACGGCAGTTGCCGATCATCTTCCGCAACACGCTGTACACCATCAACCGCTCGGGGGCGATTCTTTCCGCCGCGTGGGACTTCGCCAACCATCACCTCGAAGGCGGTGTCTGGTACGAGCACAACGTCTCCAGCGCGTCGCGCTACAGCAGCTACGTGACGGGTCCGCGCGACCTCAGCGCACCTGTCGATACACAGCCCGACCTGGGGGTGTTCGATCAGCGGACCGTGTGGAATACGCGTCAGGCCTTCCTGCAGGACACGATGCGCTTCCTCGACGATGCTCTGACCGTAGACGTCGGCGTAAAGAGCCCTCACGTCACGTCGGACGCGCACGCGCTTCCGGGCGAGGCGAAAACGCCGATCAACCCGGCGTCGAACAACCAGTTCGCCACGGGCAAGCTCAGTGCGAGCAAGGCGTTGTTGCCGCAGTTCGGTGCGCGCTACAAGCTGGCCGAGGGCCAGGAAGTGTTCGCCAGCTTCTCGAAGAACATCGCCATGTTCCAGGGTGGCTTCAAGCTGGGCCCGCAGGCGGTCAGTCAGTCGATCTGGAACAGTCAGGGCGATCTGAAGCCCGAGAAGTCGCGCAGCCTGGAGGCGGGCTACCGCCTGGAGCGCGACGATTTCGCCGCGTCGCTGGCGGCGTACAACGTGCGTTTCGACAATCGTCTCCTTCAGTACAATCCATGCGACTCGCGTCAGCCGGTCGGTCCCACCTGCGGTAACCGCTTCTACAACGTGGGCGGGGTGAACAGCCGCGGTGTCGAAGCCACCTTTGTCTGGCAGCCGACCAGCGACCTGCGCTGGTACAACTCCGCGTCGTATAACCGCTCGACCTACGCCGGCGACTACACCCAGGCGGGCGTCGTGCAACACACCCGCGGCAAGATCCAGACCGATACGCCGACCAAGCTCTTCGCGACGCAGATCGACTGGAACCAGGGCCCCTGGTTTGCCTCGCTGCGTGGCAAGTACACCGGCGAGCGCTTCTACACCTACACCAACGATCAGGGCTTCGGTGGCTTCACCACGTGGGACGTGTCGGCCGGTTACGACTTTGGCGCGTTCTCGGTGGCGAAAGGCATTCGCCTGACGCTCAACGTGACCAACCTGACCGACAAGCGCTACGCGAGCAACCTGGATTCGAGCGCCTTCGTGTCCAGCGACCCGGCCGGTACGGCCTACGTGTTCCACGCTTCGGCGCCCCGCCAGCTCTTCGCGACGCTGGACGTGCGCTTCTGA
- a CDS encoding sensor histidine kinase, with amino-acid sequence MRSRRKLRFRLVVTFTLFGLGLSALFAYAAINIRTRVEEQLINSALQDEVDSLNAKVRANPDKRPEIEIVKAATYSDRTIYKAPLTWQPLETGVHDLYETGPDGKPRHYKVGVRHEQGIISFVQFDVSRDELGKRQLVISVIAAVFLFGLFSLVLGVWLSSRVLRPVTDLAKRLRDFRRVGKAEALAPHFADDEVGELAVALDEYAMRLTSVVERDREFNSDVSHELRTPLAVIASTTELLQGSPDMTDKLRERLKRIERASRQATELIEALLLLSRAERRGPTRGETTDVARVASDVIESQRPQMGGKPIEIELVSDGSVTVNAPASVLSVALTNLIGNAIKYTMEGKVTVRVLDGRVDVIDTGPGIKPEDAEKLFQRGIRGESATGGGAGLGLAIVRRLCELYGWDVSLRPRPDMAGAISTIDFR; translated from the coding sequence ATGCGGTCCAGACGTAAGCTTCGTTTCCGCCTGGTAGTCACCTTCACGCTGTTCGGTCTCGGGCTGAGCGCTCTTTTCGCGTACGCGGCGATCAACATCCGTACGCGCGTCGAAGAGCAGCTGATCAACTCCGCCTTGCAGGACGAGGTCGATTCGCTCAATGCCAAGGTGCGAGCGAATCCGGACAAGCGTCCCGAGATCGAAATCGTCAAGGCCGCCACGTACAGCGATCGGACGATCTACAAGGCACCTCTGACTTGGCAGCCTCTGGAAACCGGCGTGCACGATCTCTATGAGACCGGCCCTGACGGTAAGCCGCGGCATTACAAGGTGGGCGTCCGTCACGAGCAGGGCATCATCAGCTTCGTGCAGTTCGACGTGTCGCGTGACGAGCTGGGCAAGCGGCAGCTCGTGATCAGCGTGATCGCCGCGGTGTTTCTGTTCGGCCTGTTCTCGCTGGTGCTCGGCGTGTGGTTGTCCTCGCGCGTGTTGCGCCCCGTGACCGATCTGGCGAAGCGTTTGCGTGATTTCCGTCGTGTCGGCAAAGCCGAGGCGCTGGCGCCGCATTTCGCCGACGACGAAGTCGGTGAGCTGGCCGTAGCACTCGATGAATACGCCATGCGTCTGACCTCGGTGGTCGAGCGCGATCGTGAGTTCAACTCCGACGTCAGTCATGAGCTGCGCACGCCGCTTGCCGTGATTGCCAGCACCACCGAGCTGCTGCAGGGCTCGCCGGACATGACCGACAAGTTGCGCGAGCGGCTCAAGCGCATCGAGCGCGCGTCGCGTCAGGCGACGGAACTGATCGAGGCCCTGTTGCTCCTGTCCCGCGCAGAGCGCCGGGGCCCGACGCGTGGCGAGACCACCGACGTGGCCAGGGTCGCATCCGATGTGATCGAGAGCCAGCGCCCGCAGATGGGCGGCAAGCCGATCGAGATCGAGCTGGTGTCCGACGGCAGCGTCACGGTGAATGCGCCGGCCTCGGTTCTCTCGGTCGCACTCACCAACCTGATCGGCAACGCGATCAAGTACACGATGGAAGGCAAGGTCACGGTGCGCGTGCTCGACGGCCGCGTCGATGTGATCGATACGGGCCCGGGCATCAAGCCGGAGGATGCCGAGAAGCTGTTCCAGCGCGGTATCCGCGGCGAGAGCGCGACGGGCGGCGGTGCGGGCCTTGGCCTGGCCATCGTGCGTCGCCTGTGTGAACTCTACGGCTGGGACGTCTCGTTGCGTCCGCGCCCCGACATGGCGGGCGCCATCTCGACGATCGATTTCCGTTGA
- a CDS encoding response regulator transcription factor, which produces MRVLVIEDNTDIATNIGDYLEDRGHVVDFAGDGVTGLHLAVVHDFDVIVLDLTLPGMDGLDVAKKLRHEAHKQTPVLMLTARDSLEHKLTGFESGADDYMTKPFALQELAARLEVLARRGKGPQSRVLKVGGLTYNLDTLTVSREGKSIQLNPIGLKLLQALMEASPSVVTRQDLEQRVWGEELPDSDSLRVHIHGLRAAIDKPFEKPLIHTRHGIGYRMVDPDAVQT; this is translated from the coding sequence ATGCGCGTCCTGGTCATCGAAGACAACACCGACATCGCGACGAACATCGGGGATTACCTCGAAGACCGCGGCCATGTGGTCGATTTCGCCGGCGACGGCGTGACCGGCCTGCATCTCGCCGTGGTCCACGACTTCGACGTCATCGTGCTGGATCTCACCCTGCCGGGCATGGATGGCCTGGATGTCGCCAAGAAATTGCGCCACGAGGCGCACAAGCAGACCCCGGTCCTGATGCTGACCGCACGCGACTCGCTGGAGCACAAGCTCACCGGCTTCGAGTCCGGCGCGGACGACTACATGACCAAGCCGTTCGCCTTGCAGGAACTGGCGGCACGCCTTGAGGTCCTGGCCCGTCGCGGCAAGGGTCCGCAGAGTCGCGTCCTCAAGGTCGGCGGCCTGACGTACAACCTCGACACCCTCACGGTCAGTCGTGAAGGCAAGTCGATCCAGCTCAACCCGATCGGCCTCAAGCTTTTGCAGGCGTTGATGGAGGCCAGCCCGTCCGTGGTGACGCGCCAGGATCTCGAACAGCGCGTGTGGGGCGAAGAACTCCCCGATTCCGATTCCCTGCGTGTGCACATCCATGGCCTGCGTGCGGCGATCGACAAACCCTTCGAAAAACCGTTGATCCACACGCGTCACGGTATTGGCTATCGCATGGTCGATCCGGATGCGGTCCAGACGTAA
- the rimK gene encoding 30S ribosomal protein S6--L-glutamate ligase, producing MKLTILSRNARLYSTQRLVEAARKRRHTVRVIDPLRCYMSISPGSFAIHFKGKPLGPVDCVIPRIGASSTFYGTAVLRQLELMGVYSPNPSDAVLRARDKLRSLQLLASRGIDMPLTAFGDNPDDTSDLLAMLGDPPHIIKLNEGTQGAGVVLAEKRSASQSVIEAFRGLYANFLVQEFIREANGSDLRCFVVGNEVVASMQRSSAPGEFRANLHRGGSAAQVELSDDERRVAIEAASALGLEVAGVDLLRSSRGPLLLEVNASPGLEGIEGSTGVDVAGAIIAHCEQRLASRPVTPKARKPKAPKGLTAI from the coding sequence ATGAAGCTCACCATCCTGTCGCGCAACGCGCGGCTGTACTCGACGCAGCGGCTCGTGGAGGCCGCGCGCAAACGCCGCCATACGGTGCGCGTGATCGATCCCCTGCGCTGCTACATGAGCATTTCGCCGGGGTCGTTCGCCATTCACTTCAAGGGCAAGCCACTGGGGCCCGTGGACTGCGTGATCCCGCGAATCGGCGCTTCCAGCACCTTCTACGGTACGGCGGTGCTGCGCCAGCTTGAGCTCATGGGCGTGTACTCGCCGAACCCGTCGGACGCCGTGCTGCGCGCGCGCGACAAGTTGCGCAGCCTGCAGCTGCTGGCCTCCCGCGGCATCGACATGCCGCTGACCGCCTTCGGCGACAACCCGGACGATACCTCCGACCTGCTGGCGATGCTGGGTGACCCCCCGCACATCATCAAGCTCAACGAAGGCACGCAGGGCGCCGGCGTGGTGCTCGCCGAGAAGCGCTCGGCCTCGCAGAGCGTGATCGAGGCCTTCCGTGGCCTCTACGCCAACTTCCTGGTCCAGGAGTTCATCCGCGAGGCCAACGGCAGCGACCTGCGCTGCTTCGTCGTCGGTAACGAAGTGGTGGCGTCGATGCAGCGCTCCTCGGCACCGGGTGAGTTCCGGGCCAATCTGCACCGGGGCGGCTCGGCCGCCCAGGTCGAGCTGTCCGACGATGAGCGACGGGTGGCGATCGAGGCGGCGTCGGCCCTGGGCCTGGAGGTGGCGGGCGTCGATCTGCTGCGCTCGTCCCGTGGTCCGCTCCTGCTGGAGGTCAACGCTTCGCCCGGCCTCGAAGGCATCGAGGGCAGCACCGGCGTGGACGTGGCCGGTGCGATCATCGCCCACTGCGAGCAGCGCCTGGCCTCGCGTCCGGTCACGCCCAAAGCTCGCAAGCCCAAGGCGCCCAAGGGATTAACAGCGATTTAA
- a CDS encoding ATP-dependent zinc protease family protein, translated as MTDVITLGWRERLALPSLGVSVLKAKLDTGARTSSLHVEWLEEEERADGSWLRFQVRTTRRGGLSEPCEAKATGRRTVTDSGGHRTTRWFIEAEIELAGQRFVAEVNLTDRRHMLFPLLLGRTALFGRFLVDPALSYSQTPRRVVRDHP; from the coding sequence ATGACTGATGTCATCACCCTTGGCTGGCGCGAACGGCTCGCACTTCCGTCGCTCGGCGTCTCCGTCCTCAAGGCCAAACTCGACACGGGCGCGCGTACCTCGTCGCTGCACGTGGAGTGGCTTGAGGAAGAGGAGCGCGCGGACGGTTCGTGGCTGCGTTTTCAGGTCCGTACCACCCGCCGCGGCGGTTTGTCGGAGCCTTGCGAGGCCAAAGCCACCGGGCGGCGTACGGTCACCGACTCCGGCGGTCATCGGACCACGCGCTGGTTCATCGAGGCCGAGATCGAACTGGCCGGCCAGCGCTTCGTCGCGGAGGTCAATCTGACCGACCGCCGACACATGCTGTTTCCTCTTCTGCTCGGCCGGACCGCGCTCTTCGGGCGCTTTCTGGTCGATCCCGCGCTTTCCTATTCGCAGACGCCGCGCCGCGTCGTCCGGGACCATCCATGA
- a CDS encoding MFS transporter: MSATLSDETIDRRPLDRGDAKTLILSALGGALEFYDFVIFVYFAKTIGHLFFPPGGSDWLAQLQAFSLFAVAYLARPLGGIVMAHFGDRIGRKRMFTLSVFLMAVPTLLIGALPTYASIGVIAPVLLTLLRVVQGIAIGGEVPGAWVFVSEHVPAHRKGLAVASLSAGLTFGILIGSLLAAYLNAHMTPEALMDHGWRIAFVLGGVFGFVAVYLRRWLSETPVFARMRERKQLSEELPAWVVVRDHLPGVLLSMAVTWVLTAAIVVVILLTPTLMQTAFHIDPARAFTGGSIGAFTLCVGCIGGGLLVDWLGRGTAMLIASLGLMLSTYALYFDLQAGGAHLYPLYAIAGAFAGVAGIVPAVLVASFPAPIRFSGISVSYNVAYAIAGAATPVLVGYLAKGVGGIGPAHYVAIVSLVGVAASIYMIAGQRGVRAD; the protein is encoded by the coding sequence ATGAGCGCAACACTTTCAGATGAAACCATCGACCGCCGACCACTCGACCGCGGCGATGCCAAGACGCTGATTCTCTCCGCGCTCGGTGGCGCGCTCGAGTTCTACGACTTCGTGATCTTCGTGTACTTCGCGAAGACCATCGGGCATCTTTTCTTCCCGCCGGGCGGCTCCGACTGGCTGGCGCAGCTTCAGGCCTTCAGCCTGTTTGCCGTCGCCTATCTCGCACGCCCGCTCGGCGGCATCGTGATGGCTCACTTCGGTGACCGTATCGGCCGCAAACGGATGTTCACGCTCAGCGTGTTTCTGATGGCGGTACCGACCCTGCTCATCGGTGCGCTGCCGACCTACGCCAGCATCGGCGTCATCGCCCCGGTGTTGCTGACCCTGCTGCGTGTCGTCCAGGGCATCGCGATCGGTGGCGAAGTGCCGGGTGCCTGGGTGTTCGTGTCCGAGCACGTGCCCGCGCATCGCAAGGGTCTTGCGGTGGCGAGCCTGTCGGCCGGCCTGACCTTCGGCATTCTCATCGGCTCGTTGCTCGCGGCCTACCTCAACGCCCACATGACGCCCGAAGCGCTGATGGACCACGGGTGGCGCATCGCCTTCGTGCTGGGTGGCGTGTTCGGCTTTGTCGCCGTCTACCTCCGCCGCTGGCTCAGCGAAACACCGGTCTTCGCGCGGATGCGCGAGCGCAAGCAGCTGTCGGAAGAACTGCCGGCATGGGTGGTCGTACGCGACCATCTGCCGGGCGTGCTGCTGTCGATGGCGGTTACCTGGGTGCTCACCGCCGCCATCGTGGTCGTCATCCTGCTGACCCCGACCCTGATGCAGACGGCCTTCCATATCGATCCGGCGCGCGCCTTCACCGGCGGCAGCATCGGTGCGTTCACGCTCTGCGTCGGGTGCATCGGCGGCGGTCTGCTAGTCGACTGGCTTGGCCGTGGTACAGCCATGCTGATCGCCTCGCTGGGTCTCATGCTGAGCACCTATGCGCTGTATTTCGATCTCCAGGCGGGCGGCGCGCATCTCTATCCGCTCTACGCCATTGCCGGTGCCTTCGCCGGTGTCGCCGGCATCGTGCCCGCGGTCCTCGTGGCGTCGTTCCCCGCGCCGATCCGCTTCTCGGGCATTTCGGTGTCCTACAACGTCGCCTACGCCATTGCCGGCGCCGCCACGCCCGTGCTGGTCGGCTATCTGGCCAAAGGTGTCGGCGGCATCGGGCCCGCGCATTACGTCGCCATCGTGTCGCTGGTCGGTGTAGCGGCGTCGATCTACATGATCGCCGGACAGCGCGGCGTCCGCGCCGACTGA
- a CDS encoding DUF1302 domain-containing protein, translated as MHPRRWIFAVASLTALSASALHATDFRLADGEVQGTLKTRVVAGAGERLNDPSKHLVGKGFRSDGKPKGGDGADTADDGNLNYGKGDIYSSLFKVTSALDLKYKNVGIVASARAWYDNTQENHDVPQGSGASAFAADRPLDDHALSKSNRFSGFMWLNAYVYGHFALDDESALDLRLGKQTVKWGEGLFMQGVNQINPTDYTTLHRPGTDPATEAQLPVEMLWGKLTIDPHWSVEGFYQWKWRPSELDPCGTFFSGTDLGIDPGCGGIESNAYYPLNAYSPGAGQWLSDGYQNSVGGVLPRASTLDGRDHGQYGATLRYTFDRPATNIAAYYLRYNSRNPILDATTIDASQQNNGVIPLLVAAGAPLADAQLSARLSSIHVLWEYPDDIRLWGLSGSTMLGKWKVAGEASYTKDLPVQINTADMFAALTRSGGPIGVRNTLIPPGGTLLGYDRYDRTQLLLNTTRAFTGVLGASGATLAAELAYSHTDLPSLTDVRYGRGFHWGFSSEGFVNTCTAIVNPAGCHNGGYYTRSAWGYRVKGALTYPVAHGWVLSPSLGIGQDVHGYSVDGQLVGGRKQATLGLGATLDKTWFANLTYTNYLGHPTYDTLADHDFATLSIGANF; from the coding sequence ATGCATCCACGTCGATGGATCTTCGCCGTGGCGTCGCTCACGGCCCTCTCCGCCTCCGCACTGCACGCGACCGATTTCCGACTCGCCGATGGGGAGGTCCAGGGGACACTCAAAACGCGGGTGGTCGCCGGCGCCGGCGAGCGCCTGAATGACCCGTCGAAGCATCTCGTCGGCAAAGGCTTCCGCTCCGACGGTAAGCCGAAGGGCGGCGATGGTGCGGACACGGCTGACGACGGCAACCTCAACTACGGCAAGGGCGATATCTACTCGAGCCTGTTCAAGGTTACCAGCGCACTGGACCTGAAATACAAGAACGTCGGTATCGTCGCCAGCGCCCGGGCATGGTACGACAACACACAGGAAAACCACGACGTACCCCAGGGCAGCGGCGCCAGCGCGTTCGCCGCCGATCGGCCGCTGGACGATCATGCACTGTCGAAGTCCAACCGCTTCTCCGGCTTCATGTGGCTCAACGCGTATGTCTACGGCCACTTCGCACTGGACGACGAGAGCGCACTGGACCTGCGCCTCGGCAAGCAGACGGTCAAGTGGGGCGAGGGCCTGTTCATGCAGGGCGTCAACCAGATCAATCCGACCGACTACACGACGCTGCACCGCCCGGGGACGGATCCCGCCACCGAAGCGCAGCTTCCGGTCGAAATGCTCTGGGGCAAGCTCACGATCGATCCGCACTGGAGTGTCGAAGGCTTCTACCAATGGAAGTGGCGCCCCTCCGAACTCGATCCCTGCGGCACCTTCTTCTCGGGCACCGACCTCGGCATCGATCCGGGCTGCGGCGGCATCGAGAGCAACGCGTATTACCCGCTCAATGCGTATAGCCCCGGTGCTGGCCAGTGGCTCAGCGACGGCTACCAGAATTCCGTCGGCGGCGTGCTGCCCCGTGCCAGTACGCTCGACGGTCGCGACCACGGTCAGTACGGTGCCACGCTGCGCTACACCTTCGATCGTCCGGCGACGAACATCGCCGCGTATTACCTGCGTTACAACTCACGCAACCCCATTCTCGATGCGACCACCATCGACGCCTCGCAACAGAACAACGGGGTGATTCCGCTACTGGTCGCCGCGGGCGCACCGCTCGCCGACGCGCAGTTGTCCGCACGCCTGTCCTCGATTCATGTGTTGTGGGAATACCCGGACGACATCCGTCTCTGGGGCCTTTCCGGCAGCACCATGCTCGGGAAGTGGAAGGTGGCCGGTGAGGCCAGCTACACGAAGGACCTGCCCGTACAGATCAATACCGCGGACATGTTCGCGGCACTGACCCGCAGCGGCGGACCGATCGGTGTGCGCAACACGCTGATTCCTCCGGGCGGGACGCTGCTCGGCTACGACCGCTACGACCGCACGCAGCTGCTGTTGAACACGACGCGCGCGTTTACCGGCGTGCTGGGCGCGAGCGGCGCCACCCTCGCGGCCGAGCTTGCCTATAGCCATACCGACCTGCCGAGCCTGACCGATGTGCGCTACGGGCGTGGCTTCCACTGGGGCTTCTCCAGCGAAGGCTTCGTCAACACCTGCACGGCCATCGTGAACCCCGCGGGGTGCCATAACGGCGGGTATTACACGCGGTCCGCATGGGGTTATCGCGTCAAGGGCGCGCTCACCTATCCGGTCGCGCATGGCTGGGTGCTGTCGCCAAGCCTGGGCATCGGTCAGGACGTGCATGGCTACTCGGTCGACGGGCAGCTGGTCGGTGGACGCAAGCAGGCGACGCTCGGCCTGGGCGCCACGCTCGACAAGACCTGGTTCGCCAACCTGACGTATACGAACTACCTGGGACATCCCACGTACGACACGCTGGCCGACCATGACTTCGCCACGTTGTCGATCGGAGCGAATTTCTGA